ACGGCGTGATCGCCGACTTCGAGGGCACCCGGCACCTGCTGCGGTACCTGATGGCGAAGGCGACCGGCACCGGCGGCCGCTGGTTCCGGGCCAAGCCCCGGGTGGTGGTCTGCGTGCCGAGCGGGATCACCGGGGTCGAACGCCGGGCCGTGATCGAGGCGGTGGGCAGCGCCGGGGCCAGGTCGGTGCACCTGATCGAGGAGCCGATGGCGGCCGCGATCGGGGCCGGGCTGCCGGTCCAGGAGCCGACCGGCTCGATGGTGGTGGACATCGGCGGCGGCACCACCGAGGTGGCCGTGGTCTCGATGGGCGGCATGGTCGCCGCCCGGTCGATCCGGGTCGCGGGGGACCGGATGGACGCCGCGATCACCCGGCAGGTCAAGAAGGACCACGGCCTGCTGATCGGCGAACGGACCGCCGAGGAGCTCAAGCTGACGATCGGCTCGGCCGGTCCGGTGCCGGAGGACGAGGAGGGTCCGGCCGAGCACCTGGTCCGCGGCCGGGACGCCGTCGAAGGTCTGCCCAGGACGGCCACCGTGACGGCGGCTCAGGTCCGCGAGGCGCTGGACGAGCCGGTCGCCGAGATCGTGCTGGCGGTCCGCCAGACCCTGGACACGGTGCCGCCGGAGCTGGCGGGCGACGTGATGGGCCACGGCGTCATGCTCACCGGCGGCGGGGCGCTGCTGCGCGGCCTCGACCGGCGGATAGCCCGGGAGACCGGTCTGCCGGTGCGGGTCGCGGAGAATCCGCTGGACTGTGTCGCGGTCGGTTCCGGGAAGTGCGTGGAGGATCTCGAGGAGCTGCGGCGGACCTTCGCGCGGAGTGTCTGACCGTGAATCAGTAAATTCCTGAATTGGCGTTCGGCCGATCGGGTCTGGTTCTTTTGCGCGCGGGTTAAGGGGCGTTTGCAGTTCGACTGTGTACGGTAAGTGGGAGTTCTGGGCAGCGTATGTCGACTGACGGGAGGGCACGGCGTGGTGGTGACCAGGGAGTTGGCCGACGAACTGCCTGCGGAGGCGGTCGACGTGGCCAAGGCCAGGGCGGCGACGCTGCTGCTCGCCTTCCGGCACGGCAACCAACTCGCCTTCGACCGCGAGCTGGAGCGCCTGCTGGCCGACCAGGCCGAGCAGGAGGTGACCACCCTGCTGGTGTGGATCGCCGCCGAGGCGGTCCGCAAGGCGTACGCGCCCGAGGTCGGCGACCGGGTGCTGCGCGGCCTGGCCAGGCTCGCCCCGGTGGACACCTCCGGGGTCGCGGTGGACGAGGAACTCGTGGACGTGGCCGAGCTGGTGGAGGCGGTCGACGCCGGTGACGTGGGCACCGTCCGCTCGCTGGTCGCCTCGACCCCGGACACCACCTTCCTGGTCGGCGGTCTGCTCCAGGCGGTGGCGATGATGCTCCCCTTCCTCCCCGACGGGGAGTTGGGGGAGATCACCGCCGAACTCCGGCACCGGCACGGCTGCCGGAGCATCCCGCGCCAGGCCTAGACCGGCGCTGCTGTTTTACGGCATGGCGTGCAGGTGGCCGCCGACGGTGGAGGCGATGCCGCCGCCCGCCTTGGCGTCCCAGTTG
This genomic interval from Kitasatospora gansuensis contains the following:
- the mreB gene encoding rod shape-determining protein; protein product: MAGTEARRGQDIGIDLGTANTLVYLRGKGIVLNEPSVVAMDRKTGEVLSVGAEAKRTLGRTPADVVASRPLQDGVIADFEGTRHLLRYLMAKATGTGGRWFRAKPRVVVCVPSGITGVERRAVIEAVGSAGARSVHLIEEPMAAAIGAGLPVQEPTGSMVVDIGGGTTEVAVVSMGGMVAARSIRVAGDRMDAAITRQVKKDHGLLIGERTAEELKLTIGSAGPVPEDEEGPAEHLVRGRDAVEGLPRTATVTAAQVREALDEPVAEIVLAVRQTLDTVPPELAGDVMGHGVMLTGGGALLRGLDRRIARETGLPVRVAENPLDCVAVGSGKCVEDLEELRRTFARSV